From the Sebastes umbrosus isolate fSebUmb1 chromosome 2, fSebUmb1.pri, whole genome shotgun sequence genome, one window contains:
- the fshb gene encoding follitropin subunit beta, producing the protein MKLYRHLRCTRQRMQLVVMAAVLALAGAGQDCRLLCHLTNIRIPVEGCNQTQFIDTTICEGQCHYEDPVYSRPHHLANQKICNGEWSYEVKRIEGCPVFTYPVARTCDCVQCNADGNTNCERFPGDIATC; encoded by the exons ATGAAGCTCTACAG GCATCTGCGCTGCACCCGGCAGAGGATGCAGCTGGTTGTCATGGCAGCAGTGCTGGCACTGGCGGGGGCGGGGCAGGACTGCAGGCTCCTCTGTCATCTGACCAACATCCGCATCCCTGTGGAGGGCTGTAACCAAACCCAATTCATCGACACCACCATATGTGAAGGACAGTGTCACTACGAG GACCCGGTCTACAGCCGCCCCCATCACCTGGCTAATCAGAAGATCTGTAACGGGGAATGGTCCTACGAGGTGAAACGCATTGAAGGATGTCCAGTGTTCACCTATCCTGTGGCCAGAACCTGCGACTGTGTCCAATGTAACGCAGACGGAAACACAAACTGTGAGCGCTTTCCTGGAGATATAGCCACCTGTTAA